In Methanofollis aquaemaris, the genomic window TCTTCGAGGAGGCGTTCGCGGGGATCGTCGTCGCGATGCTCTTTGTCTCGGCGCCATACTTCGTCGACGCTGTCAGGGAAGGGTTCGAGAAGGTGCCGGTTCACCTCGAAAATGTGGCCCGCACCCTGGGGGCCACCAGGTTCCAGGCATTCACCAGGGTGGTGATCCCCCTGAGCGTGCGCCACATCTTCAACGGTTCGATCCTGGCGTGGGGCCGGGCGATCGGAGAGTTCGCCGCAGTTGTCTTCATCGCCTATTATCCGTTCGTCATCTCGACGCTCATCTACAACACCTTCACGACCGATGGGATCAAGGAGAGCACGTCAGTGGCATTTGTAATGATCGTGGTCTGTTTCGCCGTCTTTGCGGCGCTCAGGATCATCATGAAGCATGTGGGGAGGTACGATGATCGAATTTGAGCATGTATCACTGGAACTTGGAGATTTCGCCCTGAAAGACGTGAGTCTCTCGATTCGACGGGGGGACCACTATTGTATCCTCG contains:
- a CDS encoding ABC transporter permease, which translates into the protein MGRRRPLPDRCLLSFAVIGSLLVLYTLLALLNMAAGELSDIPHLLRVAAEEKVIGTILTTMEAGLATVIILLFLGIPLAYVLARTDFWGKGIVEALIDMPLMLPHTVAGIMVYILFMRRGLIGAPLYEVGIVFEEAFAGIVVAMLFVSAPYFVDAVREGFEKVPVHLENVARTLGATRFQAFTRVVIPLSVRHIFNGSILAWGRAIGEFAAVVFIAYYPFVISTLIYNTFTTDGIKESTSVAFVMIVVCFAVFAALRIIMKHVGRYDDRI